A single window of Fusobacterium periodonticum 1_1_41FAA DNA harbors:
- the clpB gene encoding ATP-dependent chaperone ClpB, whose amino-acid sequence MMSPNQFTENTITAINLAVDISKGNMQQSIRPEALALGLLMQNDGLIPRVIEKMNLNLKYIISELEKEMSNYPKVEVKVSNENISLDQKTNSILNRAEMIMKEMEDSFLSVEHIFKAMIEEMPIFKRLGISLEKYMEVLMNIRGNRKVDNQNPEATYEVLEKYAKDLVELAREGKMDPIIGRDSEIRRAIQIISRRTKNDPILIGEPGVGKTAIVEGLAQRILNGDVPESLKNKKIFSLDMGALVAGAKYKGEFEERMKGVLKEVEESNGNIILFIDEIHTIVGAGKGEGSLDAGNMLKPMLARGELRVIGATTIDEYRKYIEKDPALERRFQTILVNEPNVDDTISILRGLKDKFETYHGVRITDTAIVEAATLSQRYISDRKLPDKAIDLIDEAAAMIRTEIDSMPEELDQLTRKALQLEIEIKALEKETDDASKERLKVIEKELAELNEEKKVLTSKWELEKEDIAKIKNIKREIENVKLEMEKAEREYDLTKLSELKYGKLATLEKELQEQQNKVDKDGKENSLLKQEVTADEIADIVSRWTGIPVSKLTETKKEKMLHLEDHIKERVKGQDEAVRAVADTMLRSVAGLKDPNRPMGSFIFLGPTGVGKTYLAKTLAYNLFDSEDNVVRIDMSEYMDKFSVTRLIGAPPGYVGYEEGGQLTEAIRTKPYSVILFDEIEKAHPDVFNVLLQVLDDGRLTDGQGRIVDFKNTLIIMTSNIGSHLILEDPALSENTRERVADELKARFKPEFLNRIDEIITFKALDLEAIKEIVKLSLKDLENKLKPKHITLEFSDKMVDYLANNAYDPHYGARPLRRYIQREIETSLAKKILANEVHEKSNVLIDLDDNHIVFKEI is encoded by the coding sequence ATGATGAGTCCAAATCAATTTACGGAAAATACTATTACTGCAATTAACTTAGCTGTGGATATCAGCAAGGGAAATATGCAACAAAGTATAAGACCTGAAGCACTTGCCTTAGGATTACTTATGCAAAACGATGGATTAATTCCAAGAGTGATTGAAAAAATGAATTTGAATTTGAAATATATCATTTCTGAATTAGAAAAAGAAATGAGTAATTATCCAAAAGTTGAAGTGAAAGTTAGCAATGAAAATATTTCACTTGATCAAAAGACAAATAGCATTTTAAATCGTGCAGAAATGATTATGAAAGAAATGGAAGATAGCTTTTTAAGTGTAGAGCATATTTTTAAAGCTATGATTGAAGAAATGCCAATTTTTAAAAGATTGGGCATCAGTTTAGAAAAATACATGGAGGTATTGATGAATATAAGAGGAAATAGAAAAGTAGATAATCAAAATCCAGAAGCAACTTATGAAGTTTTAGAAAAATATGCAAAAGATTTAGTTGAACTTGCTAGAGAAGGTAAAATGGATCCTATCATTGGTAGAGATTCTGAAATCAGAAGAGCAATACAAATAATTTCAAGAAGAACAAAGAATGACCCTATTTTAATTGGTGAACCTGGGGTTGGTAAGACTGCAATAGTTGAAGGACTTGCTCAAAGAATTTTAAATGGAGACGTCCCTGAAAGCTTAAAGAATAAAAAGATATTCTCTCTTGATATGGGAGCTTTAGTTGCAGGTGCTAAATACAAAGGTGAATTTGAAGAAAGAATGAAAGGGGTTTTAAAAGAAGTTGAAGAATCAAATGGAAATATCATTCTTTTCATAGATGAAATTCATACTATAGTTGGAGCTGGTAAGGGAGAAGGTTCTCTTGATGCTGGAAATATGTTAAAACCTATGCTAGCAAGAGGAGAATTAAGAGTTATTGGTGCAACTACAATAGATGAATACAGAAAATATATAGAAAAAGACCCTGCTCTTGAAAGAAGATTCCAAACAATATTAGTAAATGAACCTAATGTTGATGATACTATTTCAATACTAAGAGGACTTAAAGATAAATTTGAAACTTATCATGGAGTTAGAATAACAGATACTGCAATAGTTGAAGCTGCAACACTTAGCCAAAGATATATTAGTGATAGAAAGCTTCCTGATAAGGCTATCGACTTAATAGATGAAGCTGCTGCTATGATAAGAACAGAAATTGACTCTATGCCTGAAGAACTTGATCAATTGACAAGAAAGGCTCTACAATTAGAAATTGAAATCAAAGCACTTGAAAAAGAAACTGATGATGCTTCAAAAGAAAGATTAAAAGTTATAGAAAAAGAATTAGCTGAATTAAATGAAGAAAAGAAAGTTTTAACATCTAAATGGGAACTTGAAAAAGAAGACATCGCTAAGATTAAGAATATTAAAAGAGAAATCGAAAATGTTAAACTTGAAATGGAAAAAGCTGAAAGAGAGTACGATTTAACAAAATTATCTGAGTTAAAATATGGAAAACTAGCAACTCTTGAAAAAGAATTACAAGAACAACAAAATAAGGTTGATAAAGATGGAAAAGAAAATTCTTTATTAAAACAAGAAGTTACTGCTGATGAAATTGCAGATATCGTTTCAAGATGGACAGGTATCCCTGTATCAAAACTTACTGAAACTAAAAAAGAAAAAATGTTACATCTTGAAGACCATATAAAAGAAAGAGTTAAAGGACAAGATGAAGCTGTTAGAGCTGTTGCTGATACTATGCTTAGATCAGTTGCAGGTTTAAAAGATCCTAACAGACCTATGGGTTCATTTATATTCTTAGGACCTACTGGGGTAGGTAAAACATATCTTGCTAAGACTCTAGCATATAATTTATTTGATAGTGAAGATAATGTTGTCAGAATAGATATGAGTGAATACATGGATAAGTTCTCAGTTACTAGACTTATAGGTGCACCTCCTGGATATGTTGGATACGAAGAAGGAGGACAACTTACAGAAGCTATTAGAACTAAACCTTATTCAGTAATCCTATTTGATGAAATTGAAAAGGCTCACCCTGATGTATTCAATGTATTATTACAAGTTTTAGACGATGGTAGACTTACAGATGGACAAGGAAGAATAGTGGACTTTAAAAACACTTTAATCATTATGACATCTAATATAGGAAGCCATTTAATACTTGAAGATCCTGCTCTTTCTGAAAATACAAGAGAAAGAGTAGCAGATGAATTAAAAGCTAGATTTAAACCTGAATTTTTAAACAGAATAGATGAAATAATCACTTTCAAAGCTTTAGATTTAGAAGCTATTAAAGAAATCGTTAAATTGAGTCTAAAAGATTTAGAAAACAAATTAAAACCTAAACATATTACACTTGAATTTTCTGATAAGATGGTTGACTATTTAGCTAACAATGCTTATGACCCTCATTATGGTGCAAGACCTTTAAGAAGATATATTCAAAGAGAAATTGAAACAAGTCTTGCTAAGAAAATTCTTGCAAATGAAGTTCATGAAAAATCTAATGTTTTAATAGATTTAGATGACAACCATATTGTTTTTAAAGAAATATAA
- the ispF gene encoding 2-C-methyl-D-erythritol 2,4-cyclodiphosphate synthase, protein MLRIGNGYDVHRLVEGRRLMLGGVEVLHTKGVLGHSDGDVLLHAITDAIIGALGLGDIGLHFPDNDENLKDIDSAILLKKINNIMKEKNYRIVNLDSIIVIQKPKLRPYIDSIRDNIAKILEIEPELVNVKAKTEEKLGFTGDETGVKSYCVVLLEKDNVR, encoded by the coding sequence ATGCTAAGAATAGGTAATGGTTATGATGTTCATAGATTAGTTGAAGGAAGAAGATTGATGTTAGGTGGTGTAGAAGTTCTTCATACAAAAGGAGTTCTAGGACATTCTGATGGAGATGTACTTTTGCATGCAATAACTGATGCAATAATTGGAGCCTTAGGTTTAGGAGATATAGGCTTACATTTTCCTGACAATGATGAAAATTTAAAGGATATAGACAGTGCAATTTTATTGAAAAAAATAAATAATATAATGAAAGAAAAAAACTATAGAATAGTGAATTTAGACTCAATTATAGTGATACAAAAACCTAAGTTAAGACCATATATAGACAGTATCAGAGATAATATTGCAAAAATTTTGGAAATAGAGCCTGAACTTGTAAATGTAAAGGCTAAAACTGAAGAAAAATTAGGTTTCACGGGAGATGAAACGGGAGTTAAATCATATTGTGTAGTTTTATTGGAGAAAGATAATGTTAGATAA
- a CDS encoding AAA family ATPase — protein sequence MDNKKEKGLLLTWKPEVSVWDYEKVYSEIQNGKKVKTTGWRTRTLQEVKIGMEVFIMKLGEEPKGIIAHGHVVKGLYLKNETYYVDIEFDSIQNADDEKEIISLTELKNRFKTKTWDSQGDAVGSYIDETILPELREMWNKLINREENSKTSNGGDEKETMKNEFDKNVIFYGPPGTGKTYTTAKRAVEICKTESEEDLIDYSEIMKKYNELKENNRIEFITFHQSYGYEEFIEGIKPIVLNEDDEAENESENNQESKTDIKIENDVKYKIEAGIFKKFCDNAKKAIIESKSNIYISPKAIVWKVTVKDKVKEDCFTNNHVRINFKLGTAGASKFDNEIKKGDIIITTDGSRTKINGIAVVTDDKAYTLNKAQSDTTTRNVDWLVKGINEDIYEINDEKILPRKTVTKVPNMKVEDIIKLAKEKESIVLSKEELSKIDIKENKEPYVFIIDEINRGNISKIFGELITLIEPTKRSGKKECISTKLPYSKKEFTVPDNVYIIGTMNTADRSIALMDTALRRRFKFEEMLPDYHLLEDIFVEDKGVKVNIGAMLKVINERIEYLYDREHTIGHAVFLEKMENDKIDIDINKLENIFKKNIIPLLQEYFYEDYEKIRIVLGDNAKDEDEQFILAVSIPKDIFEGDIGDIDIPEKKYIINYDNFKNIMAYKNISKKLSDE from the coding sequence ATGGATAACAAAAAAGAAAAAGGATTATTATTAACTTGGAAGCCTGAAGTTTCAGTATGGGATTATGAAAAGGTTTACTCAGAAATTCAAAATGGAAAAAAAGTAAAAACTACTGGTTGGAGAACAAGAACATTACAAGAAGTTAAAATTGGAATGGAAGTTTTTATTATGAAATTAGGAGAAGAACCAAAAGGAATTATAGCACATGGTCATGTAGTAAAAGGACTATATTTAAAAAATGAGACATATTATGTAGATATTGAATTTGATAGTATTCAAAATGCTGATGATGAAAAAGAAATAATTAGCCTAACAGAGTTAAAAAATAGATTTAAAACTAAAACATGGGATTCACAAGGAGATGCTGTAGGTTCATATATAGATGAAACAATATTACCAGAATTAAGAGAAATGTGGAATAAGCTAATAAATAGAGAAGAAAATAGTAAAACTTCAAATGGGGGAGATGAAAAAGAAACTATGAAAAATGAATTTGATAAAAATGTAATTTTTTATGGACCTCCTGGAACAGGAAAAACATATACAACAGCAAAAAGAGCAGTTGAAATTTGTAAAACTGAATCTGAAGAAGATTTGATCGATTATTCTGAAATAATGAAAAAATATAATGAACTAAAGGAAAATAATAGAATTGAATTTATCACTTTTCATCAATCTTATGGTTATGAAGAGTTCATTGAGGGGATAAAACCTATAGTTTTAAATGAAGATGATGAAGCAGAGAATGAAAGTGAAAATAATCAAGAATCAAAAACTGATATAAAAATAGAGAATGATGTAAAATATAAGATAGAAGCTGGTATTTTTAAAAAATTCTGTGACAATGCTAAAAAAGCAATTATAGAATCTAAGAGCAATATTTATATATCACCAAAAGCAATAGTATGGAAGGTTACAGTAAAAGATAAAGTAAAGGAAGATTGTTTTACTAATAATCATGTGAGGATTAATTTTAAATTAGGTACAGCTGGTGCCTCAAAATTTGATAATGAAATAAAAAAAGGTGACATTATTATTACAACAGATGGTTCACGTACAAAAATAAATGGAATTGCAGTTGTAACAGATGATAAAGCTTATACTTTAAATAAAGCTCAAAGTGATACTACAACTAGAAATGTTGATTGGCTAGTTAAAGGTATAAATGAAGATATATATGAAATAAATGATGAAAAAATCTTACCACGTAAAACAGTAACAAAAGTACCAAACATGAAAGTAGAAGATATTATTAAATTAGCTAAAGAAAAGGAATCAATAGTATTATCAAAAGAAGAACTATCAAAAATAGATATTAAAGAAAATAAAGAACCTTATGTTTTCATTATTGATGAAATCAATAGAGGAAATATCTCAAAAATATTTGGAGAATTAATAACATTAATAGAACCTACTAAGAGATCAGGAAAAAAAGAATGTATTTCTACAAAATTACCATATTCAAAAAAAGAATTTACAGTTCCTGATAATGTCTATATCATAGGAACAATGAATACAGCTGATAGATCTATTGCCTTAATGGATACAGCTTTAAGAAGAAGATTTAAGTTTGAAGAAATGTTACCTGATTATCATTTACTAGAAGATATTTTTGTTGAAGATAAAGGGGTAAAAGTAAATATTGGGGCTATGCTAAAAGTTATCAATGAAAGAATAGAATATCTTTATGATAGAGAACATACAATAGGGCATGCAGTATTCTTAGAAAAAATGGAAAATGACAAAATAGATATAGACATAAATAAGTTAGAAAATATATTTAAAAAGAATATTATTCCTTTATTACAAGAGTATTTCTATGAAGATTATGAAAAAATTAGAATTGTTTTAGGAGATAATGCAAAAGATGAAGATGAGCAGTTTATTTTAGCAGTCTCTATACCTAAAGATATTTTTGAAGGTGATATAGGAGATATAGATATTCCAGAGAAAAAATATATTATAAATTATGATAACTTTAAAAATATTATGGCTTATAAAAATATTTCAAAGAAATTAAGTGATGAGTAA
- a CDS encoding McrC family protein: protein MNKIIQLKEFQNIISKKDYENEGNKYLPEKDFKELISFIEEFVGSEEETDVMDFMKVYKTKDRNLGTVVKVNNYVGLIQLKSGYKIEILPKIDFTDDEENNKTKAIFLKMLKSLKDFSGKNFKNADLKISKMNLYEIFINMYLNDVRTLVKNGLKSTYVTKEDNIKFYKGKLQVSQHIKMNLAHKEKFYMSYDEFLVDRAENRLVKATLLKLQKLTSSSQNSKEIRQLLIAFELVEASTNYEKDFSKVSIDRNTKDYINLMRWSKVFLFNKSFASFSGKVSSRAILFPMEKIFESYVAQQVRKKFLPDNWEVSIQDKGYHLFDEKNEKNSRPIFSLRPDIVLRKENKIVILDTKWKRLIPESRKNYGISSVDMYQMYAYAKKYEENGIIPEIYVIYPKTKDMIETKYFESNDGVKVNIFFIDLANVEESLEELRNMIE, encoded by the coding sequence ATGAATAAAATTATTCAGTTAAAAGAATTTCAAAATATTATCTCTAAGAAAGATTATGAGAATGAAGGAAATAAGTATCTACCAGAAAAAGACTTTAAAGAATTAATTAGTTTTATAGAAGAATTTGTTGGTTCAGAAGAAGAAACAGATGTAATGGATTTTATGAAAGTCTATAAGACTAAAGATAGAAATCTTGGAACTGTAGTAAAAGTTAATAATTATGTAGGCTTAATTCAACTTAAAAGTGGATATAAAATAGAGATACTACCAAAGATAGACTTTACTGATGATGAAGAAAATAATAAAACAAAAGCAATTTTTCTAAAGATGTTAAAAAGCTTGAAGGATTTTTCAGGTAAAAATTTTAAAAATGCAGATTTAAAAATTAGTAAAATGAATCTGTATGAAATCTTTATTAATATGTACTTAAATGATGTTAGAACTCTTGTGAAAAATGGTTTAAAATCAACTTATGTAACAAAAGAAGATAATATAAAATTCTATAAAGGAAAGTTACAAGTAAGTCAACATATAAAAATGAATTTAGCACATAAGGAAAAATTCTATATGTCTTATGATGAATTTTTAGTTGATAGAGCTGAAAATAGATTGGTAAAAGCTACATTATTAAAACTACAAAAATTAACAAGCAGTTCTCAAAATTCTAAAGAAATAAGACAACTTCTTATAGCTTTTGAATTGGTGGAAGCATCAACTAATTATGAAAAAGATTTCTCTAAAGTTTCAATAGATAGGAATACAAAAGACTATATAAATTTAATGAGATGGTCTAAAGTTTTTCTATTTAATAAAAGCTTTGCAAGTTTTTCAGGTAAAGTTTCATCAAGAGCTATACTTTTTCCAATGGAAAAAATTTTTGAAAGCTATGTAGCCCAACAAGTTAGGAAAAAATTTTTACCAGATAATTGGGAAGTATCAATTCAAGATAAAGGATATCATTTATTTGATGAAAAAAATGAGAAAAATTCAAGACCTATATTTAGTTTAAGACCAGATATAGTACTAAGGAAAGAGAATAAAATTGTTATCTTAGATACAAAATGGAAAAGACTCATACCTGAGAGTAGGAAAAATTATGGAATTTCTTCAGTGGATATGTACCAAATGTATGCCTATGCAAAAAAATATGAAGAAAATGGGATTATCCCAGAAATATATGTGATTTATCCTAAAACTAAAGATATGATAGAAACTAAATATTTTGAAAGTAATGATGGAGTTAAAGTAAATATATTTTTCATTGATTTAGCTAATGTTGAGGAAAGTTTGGAAGAATTAAGAAATATGATTGAATAA
- a CDS encoding MATE family efflux transporter, which produces MLDKTSFRKSVLTFLLPIAIQNLINVAISSTDVIMLGRYSEVALSASSLAGQVQFILILLFFGIASGATVLTAQYWGKKDIKSIEKVLAIGIKIAFFVSIGFFVFAFFFSRTAMRLFSNDEATILQGIRYLKIVSFSYLTTSISIVYLVTMRSVERVGVSTVAYATSFVSNLIINYLLIYGNFGFPEMGVEGAAIGTLVARIIELGIVFYYNSKNHHFVSIKWKYIKSLDPVLKKDFFKYSAPTMMNELLWAGGTAAGIAILGRLGTSIVAANSITSVVRQLAMVFAFGLANTAAVMVGKEIGKKDFHTAEIYAKKLLFYSFLSSLVGVALLYIAKPFIISKFALNAEVEDFLNHTINVLFYYIPLQSISAVLIVGVFRAGGDTKFALISDAIPLWCGSVLLSAIGAFYLGLSTKLVYILIMSDEIIKLPLIIWRYRSRKWINNITRELK; this is translated from the coding sequence ATGTTAGATAAGACTTCTTTTAGAAAATCTGTACTTACTTTTTTACTACCTATAGCAATACAAAATTTAATCAATGTTGCTATCTCAAGTACAGACGTTATTATGCTTGGAAGATATAGTGAGGTAGCACTATCAGCCTCTTCACTTGCAGGACAAGTACAATTTATTTTAATTTTACTATTCTTTGGAATAGCCTCAGGGGCAACTGTTTTAACAGCACAATATTGGGGAAAAAAAGACATAAAATCTATTGAGAAAGTTTTGGCTATTGGAATAAAAATAGCCTTTTTTGTGAGCATAGGCTTTTTTGTCTTTGCTTTTTTCTTTTCAAGAACTGCTATGAGATTGTTTAGTAATGATGAAGCTACTATCTTACAAGGAATAAGGTATTTAAAGATAGTTAGTTTTTCATATTTAACTACTTCTATTTCCATAGTATATTTAGTTACTATGAGAAGTGTTGAAAGAGTTGGAGTATCAACAGTTGCCTATGCAACTTCCTTTGTCAGTAACTTAATAATCAACTATCTTTTAATATATGGGAACTTTGGTTTTCCTGAAATGGGAGTTGAAGGAGCGGCAATAGGGACACTTGTTGCAAGAATTATTGAATTAGGAATAGTATTCTATTACAATTCTAAAAATCATCACTTTGTTTCTATTAAATGGAAATATATTAAGAGTTTAGATCCTGTTTTAAAGAAAGATTTTTTTAAATATTCAGCACCTACTATGATGAATGAACTTTTATGGGCTGGAGGAACAGCAGCAGGGATAGCTATCTTAGGTAGACTAGGAACTTCTATAGTAGCAGCGAACTCTATAACATCTGTTGTTAGACAACTAGCAATGGTTTTTGCCTTTGGACTTGCAAACACAGCAGCAGTTATGGTTGGAAAAGAAATTGGTAAAAAAGATTTTCATACAGCAGAAATCTATGCAAAGAAACTTTTGTTTTACTCTTTTCTTTCAAGTTTGGTAGGAGTTGCCTTACTTTATATAGCAAAACCTTTTATCATAAGTAAGTTTGCTTTAAATGCTGAAGTGGAAGATTTTCTAAATCATACTATAAATGTTTTATTTTACTATATACCTTTACAAAGTATTTCAGCAGTTTTAATTGTTGGAGTATTTAGAGCTGGTGGAGATACAAAGTTTGCACTGATATCAGATGCTATACCACTTTGGTGTGGTTCAGTCTTACTTTCTGCCATAGGAGCTTTCTATTTAGGACTTTCTACAAAACTTGTCTATATTTTAATAATGTCAGATGAAATTATTAAATTACCTCTAATTATTTGGAGATATAGAAGTAGAAAATGGATAAATAATATCACAAGAGAATTGAAATAG
- a CDS encoding DUF3592 domain-containing protein translates to MGIFIVAIFSLLIGYLSIGIAKISGEKANEIKKYLENNKENLLETKGTLELIKIEGGTNSHSFDVKIEFKNQDGKVFSYDETYTPSDSKVSFLWKCENKGKVAVTVIYNKRNPNKHYIKELKELEVSENSKIVETIIGGLFILAGLCTIYVGIK, encoded by the coding sequence ATGGGAATTTTTATAGTTGCAATATTTTCGCTCTTAATAGGATACCTATCTATTGGTATAGCGAAAATATCTGGAGAAAAAGCTAATGAAATAAAAAAATATTTAGAAAATAACAAAGAAAATCTACTTGAAACAAAGGGAACTTTAGAGCTTATTAAAATAGAAGGAGGTACAAATTCTCACTCATTTGATGTGAAAATAGAATTTAAAAATCAGGATGGGAAAGTTTTTAGCTATGATGAAACATATACTCCTTCAGATAGTAAGGTTTCTTTTTTATGGAAATGTGAGAATAAAGGGAAGGTAGCAGTTACTGTCATCTACAATAAAAGGAATCCAAATAAACATTACATTAAAGAATTAAAAGAACTTGAAGTAAGTGAAAATAGTAAAATTGTTGAAACTATTATAGGGGGGCTATTTATTCTTGCGGGCTTATGTACAATATATGTTGGAATTAAATAA
- a CDS encoding tetratricopeptide repeat protein, translating into MGKKENDDLLKVIEEYTRKIVKDPNNIDYYIDRGDIYFSIREFEKALKDYSRVIELSSYSNSTKGKYYRDRGYIYYCLKEYKKAIEDFSKAIELEPTDRDYHNNRGNAYYYLKEYKKAIEDYSRAIELSPYSVVFRGDYYCNRGNAYYYLKEYERAMEDYSKAIEEGWVTYRYYHARGELYYYLGEYEKAIEDYSKAIEHYSIETDLFPLRIDYYIDRGDAYYCLKEYEKAIKDYSCALEFKSICEEVEDLEKIISGHLDSDFKKHRKQEQLDNF; encoded by the coding sequence ATGGGAAAAAAAGAGAATGACGATTTATTAAAAGTAATTGAAGAGTATACCAGAAAGATTGTAAAAGATCCTAATAATATTGATTATTATATTGATAGGGGAGATATATACTTTTCTATAAGAGAATTTGAGAAAGCCCTTAAAGATTATTCACGAGTAATTGAATTAAGTTCTTATTCAAACTCTACTAAAGGGAAATATTATCGTGATAGAGGGTATATTTATTATTGTTTAAAGGAATATAAAAAAGCAATAGAAGATTTTTCAAAAGCAATAGAGTTAGAACCTACTGATAGAGATTATCATAATAATAGAGGAAATGCTTATTATTATTTAAAAGAATATAAAAAAGCAATAGAAGATTACTCACGAGCAATTGAATTAAGTCCATATTCAGTTGTTTTTAGGGGTGATTATTATTGTAATAGAGGAAATGCTTACTATTATTTAAAAGAATATGAAAGGGCAATGGAAGATTACTCAAAAGCAATAGAAGAAGGTTGGGTTACATACAGGTATTATCATGCTAGAGGCGAACTTTATTATTATTTAGGAGAATATGAAAAAGCAATAGAGGATTATTCAAAAGCAATAGAACATTATTCAATAGAAACAGATTTATTCCCTTTAAGAATCGATTATTATATTGATAGAGGAGATGCTTACTATTGTCTGAAAGAATACGAAAAAGCAATAAAAGATTATTCATGTGCCTTAGAATTTAAATCAATTTGTGAAGAAGTTGAAGATTTAGAAAAAATAATTTCTGGTCATTTGGATAGTGATTTTAAAAAACATAGGAAACAAGAACAATTAGATAATTTTTAG
- the rfaE1 gene encoding D-glycero-beta-D-manno-heptose-7-phosphate kinase — MIKKLIENFKNIKIAVIGDLMLDEYIMGKVERISPEAPVPVVKVIEEKFVLGGAANVINNLAALGANVYCGGLVGNDNNAEKLINAFPKNVDCNLILKADNRPTIVKKRVIAGHQQLLRLDWEEEFSINEEEENIIIENLKNHIKELDAIILSDYNKGLLTKSLSQKIINLCRENNVIVTVDPKPKNITNFVGASSITPNKKEAYLAVDANSREDIDIVGKKLKEQYKLDTVLITRSEEGMTLYDEGIHNIPTYAKEVYDVTGAGDTVISVFTLARAAGATWEEAAKIANAAGGIVVGKIGTSTVSEKELISTYNNIYNNN; from the coding sequence ATGATTAAAAAGTTAATAGAAAATTTTAAAAATATTAAAATAGCCGTTATTGGAGACTTGATGTTAGATGAATATATTATGGGAAAAGTGGAAAGAATATCACCTGAAGCCCCAGTTCCTGTTGTTAAAGTAATAGAAGAAAAATTTGTTTTAGGTGGAGCTGCCAATGTTATCAATAACCTTGCTGCACTAGGTGCAAATGTTTATTGTGGAGGACTGGTTGGAAACGATAACAATGCAGAAAAACTTATAAATGCCTTTCCTAAAAATGTGGATTGCAATTTAATTTTAAAGGCTGACAACCGTCCTACTATTGTAAAGAAAAGAGTAATAGCAGGGCATCAACAACTTTTAAGACTTGACTGGGAAGAAGAATTTTCTATCAATGAAGAAGAAGAAAATATAATAATAGAAAATCTTAAAAATCATATAAAAGAATTAGATGCGATTATTTTATCTGATTATAATAAGGGGCTTTTAACAAAATCTCTTTCACAGAAAATTATAAATCTATGTAGAGAAAATAATGTGATAGTTACTGTTGATCCTAAACCAAAAAATATTACTAACTTTGTGGGGGCATCTTCTATCACTCCAAATAAAAAGGAAGCTTATTTAGCTGTAGATGCAAACTCAAGAGAAGATATTGATATAGTTGGAAAAAAATTAAAAGAACAATATAAACTAGACACTGTTTTAATTACAAGAAGTGAAGAAGGAATGACGCTGTATGATGAAGGAATTCACAATATTCCTACTTATGCAAAGGAAGTCTATGATGTAACAGGTGCAGGGGACACAGTTATTTCAGTTTTCACTTTAGCTAGAGCTGCAGGAGCAACTTGGGAAGAAGCAGCAAAGATAGCTAATGCAGCTGGAGGAATAGTAGTTGGAAAAATAGGTACTTCTACTGTTAGTGAAAAGGAATTGATTTCTACTTATAATAACATCTATAACAACAATTAA